The stretch of DNA CAGCAAACCTATTTCCCTTAACCTTTCTGGTCATTGCAGCATCAAAGTCCCTGTCCACCTCATCTATAAGCCCAATCATGGTGGGGATGAAACGAAGAGAATCAATTAGATTAACATCAATGAAACATACCAAATCGCCTGAAGCATTCCTCAATCCATCGAAAATAGCATCCTTTTCCGTCGTGACGACGACATTTTCATAATCAAGGTCGCCTCCACCAACTAAAACAACCTCATATTCGTAATTTCTCAAGGTTTCGCGAAGATTCAGGAGAAAATCGTCAACCATATTCCTGCGGTTGAAACATCTCACTACAATGCTTAAATTTTGCATAATTAAATATAATTCATGCAAGCATATAAGTTTTACTTGAAAAAAATATCAAATGTTATTAAGTTATTAATAAATAAAGCATTTTTTGAACATAAACTATACAGAATACCAAACCTGCCACACCCCAGACAAATGAAACCTATTATATAGTTTGAAAACATAAGATAATAACATGAGCGAATCAAGCACAACCAAATTAAATTACAGGGACCTGACAATTTTTCTTGTGCCTGTCCTGATATTTTCACTGTACGTATACATATACAATCCGGGAATACTGACTGCCGCTTCATATGGCCAGCTTCACCAGATTGCCGCAGGCGAGTTTACAGGCGCATACCCACTATTACACACCCTAATCGTGATGGCATGCCTTAAAATCAACCCGTCCCCAATCACTGTGGCCATCGTGCACACATTGGTCTTCAGCGTGATGTGGGCTGCAATATGCAAGTACCACAGAAACGATTCTGATAAAAGCAGCAACGAGTTCGTTCTTCAGTTCTTCCTGACACTGATAATCTGCTTGATTCCGATAAATGCAATCTATTCAGTCACACTCACAAGCAATGTACTTTTCAGCTACTTTTTAATGTTTCTGTGTTTCCTAATCAAGGTGATGATTGATGAAAAAGGCCAAATGACAACTAAACTGGCCGTCCTGATGGCGTTGACACTTGCAATCATCTCAGGGCTTAACTACTGGGGAATATTCGTTGCATTGCTATCACTAATCGCAATCATATTCTATTTAGCCAGAAGAGGAAACTCAAAAGGAACCATTCTAAAGCTTGCAGGACTGACAATAATTCTCCTTTTGGCGGTAGGTTCCCTCAACAGCATATATGACGTCAAAAGCGGAGATTCAAGCTTTCCAATGACCGATTCATTTGCAGACAGCGTCAATCTTGAGGATGCAAAATCAGAGTTCTTCTCATCAATCGGCGCCGAGCCGACTGCAGGATTTGAGGATGCAACTTCAGCAAATGCAGGAAACGGAAAATACAACCTGATCGATTCGTTCGTCAACCACTTCAGGGAGAACTTCATTCTAAACAACCTGTTCGCAAATCCTATAGTCTACATGATTCTTTCAATCGTCCTTCTTGCAGCTCTCTTTTACATGACAGGACTAAGGGAAATGCTCCTGGTTTTCGTTCCGAACCTGATAAACATAATCGTCGTATTCGCAACAGGCCAAAGCAACATGTACTCCAACATATTGGTGTTCTATTTAATTGCAGTCATTTTCATAAGCGCATACCTCAATCGAGACACTTTTACAAATGTTGCACCGACATCACCAAGAAAAGAAAGGGAGCCTGCAAATTTGGAATCCCAAATCAGCGACCTATCTCTTGATGAAATCAATCAAATGCTAAACGACTCCTCAAGTGAAGGTAATTACAATTACGGTGCAGAACCTGACCCATCCGATGAAATTCTAGAGGACACCCAAAGTGAAGAGAACCATCTCTACACTCAGCAACCTGAACCGATGGAGGAAATCCCACAAGAACCTCAAGCCAAAACACAAGAACCAGCGCAAGGCGATGGAGACGACCTGCTTGAGCAGATTCTAAAGGAAATCGAGATGGAGAAAAAGTAATTTCCCAATTGGAACCGTCACCAAATCCAACAAAAAATTATATTTAGCAATTCATCCAAACATTAATACACCAGGTGAATCTGATGGATTTGATTGTAGCAAAATTCGATGGAAGCTCTCTTGCAAACGGCGAGCAGATTAAAAAGGCGGCAAAATCAGTAGTCAAGGAATACAATAAGGGCAAGAAAGTGGTCGTTGTCGTATCCGCAGTCAACAAGACAACTGACGACCTAATTGAACTCTCAAAGGAGTCAGTAGGCTCCTGTTTAACCCAAAGACAGCAGGCCGAAATCATGGCGATGGGAGAGCGGACAAGCGCAAGGGTCTTTGAGGCCGCACTCGAATCTCTGGGAGCGAAGGCAAGATACATCGACCCGTACGATGCCGACTGGCCGATAATTTCTGATTCTGAATTTCTAAAGGCAAACATCGACTTTGACATAAGCTGCCAGATGATTCACAACATCGAAAAGATTCTAGACGATGATGAAATCCCAGTCATCTGCGGATTTCTGGCCAAGGGCCATGGAGGCGAAATCACAACCTTGGGAAGAGGCGGAAGCGACATCACAGCATTTCTCATCGGAAACTGCCTTGGCGCAAGAGAGGTCATAATAATAAGCGACGTCGACGGAGTCATGTCAAGCGACCCGAGACAGATCGAAAAGGCGGAACTTCTAAACGAGATTTCAGTCGAGGAGATACGCACCTTGGCAACAAAGGGTGCCAGAATCATAAACCCACATGCATTAAAATACAAGGACCCTAAGATGAACGCCAAAATCATCAATTTCACACACTCAGACCTCACTGCCAACGGGACAAACATAATAGGGCCTTTCGAGGACACATCCAAAAAGTCAGTGACCCTATACAAGGACCCCCTTTCAATAATCGCAATCGTCGGGGAGAACATGCTCGAGCAGGTCGGGCCACTCAAGGAAATCACCGAATGCCTTGCTGAAAACGACGTGAACATCTACAAGATCTCGGCCGGAAACAACTCAATCACCACATTCATCGACAAGCACGACGCCCAGAAGGCATACCATATCCTGCACGACCTTGTGCTTGAAAGCGACATATTCAACTCACTTTCCCTAGGCCGTGACATAGCAATGATTACCCTGGTATCGCCGGATGTCATCGAAAAGCCAAGCATCATCTCAGATGTCACCGAGCCTTTGAGGAAAAACAGGATAAACATAATAGAGATTAACTCATCCCAGACATCCCTCGTGATTCTGGTCGATTTCAAGGATGGTGAAAGGGCTGCCAAGTTAATCAGAGAAATCTTGGAAGATTCAGCAGACGAGTAAAAAATATTTTTATTGCATATTTATATACAAATAGCCTGAAGGCTGGAACCTACAGCGTCACCACCACATCAGCTGACGGCAACTACCAGATTTCAAAAAACCGCAACAACTATTAAAAAATAATCTGCTGTGATATAGATAACACATTATCTTTTATTGAAATTAAAAAATAGAATCAATCTGATTAATGTGAAAGTTGACCAAATTGTGTTTAAAATGCCTAACTGTTATTTTAATTGTAGCTATATTAAAGGATTATGGCAGTTATTTTTGACCCGGCAGCGCTTCAATTGAGAGGTGAAAAAAAATCCTCAAAGTTCCTTGTTAAGACCAATGATTTTTTCCAAATCGACGCAGGTGATTTCCGAAATTTCTTCACAGGACAAATTATCCTCCTTTAAAAAAAAATCTTGGCAATTTCAGCCCTACCCTCAGCAAATCTCTTGGCATAACTTATTTTGTAACATTCCATTATAGCATCTAGTATTTAAAAGTAACTGAATTCTAAAAAAAGAAATGGGGAAGTTTATCCCCTAAAAACCATCAATATCGGAATTCGCCAGTTTCAGGTAAGCGTCATCATAGTCAAGATTGCCGTTGGCAATCAGCATGGCAAGCATCTGGTCATAGGATTCCCTGACGGCTGCTTGAGATACCTGGCCGTGATCTCCCACAACGACCAGAGGAGTTACCGCAGGTGTGCCTGCAAGGTTACATTCATCCTCGATTGCCCCGTCATAGGCAATTCCCGCAAGGGTGTAGGTGAATGTTGTGTCCAGGGTAAGTTCGGACATGTCACGCGCAAGCATATAGCTTCCGTAGGTCGGCACCTGAGAGCACATTATTGTTGTGATTCCCGGATTTTTCCCGACCTCCGTTTCATGGAAATCGCCGACGGCAGTTGCATTATGGCTTATTGCAAAGTCAACAATCAGATTGGAAACTGTTCCCTCCTCATCTGCAACGGTATTCAAGTTGACTCCATTTGTCAGCTTGGTGTTCTCAGAAACCGCCTGAGGTGATGCGAACGGAATGATGTAGACCGTTCCCCTAATCTTGCGCCCGTCAAGATAGTCAATTAAATCCATCGCTGCAACGGTAGGGACAAGCTGGTCCCCGTGGACTCCCGCACAGATTACTGTCACAGGCCCGGAGCCGTCGCCTATCCTATAGACTGGAACGCCTGAATTTGCAGCCTGGACAATGGTATCGCTGATATTTGAATCAGGGATATTTGAGGCTATATGCGGATTTTGCAAGACGTTTCCGCTGTTTGCGGTCGTGAGCTGCTCGACCTCGACAGGAGAGACGTCAAGAAAAACGATATATGCCAAAGCCAATGCAATGGCTAGAACCAATACCCCCACCACAATCAGGACAGTCCTTTTGGAGGAGGACTTTGGTGTGGCGACAGACTGTTCAACTGGCTTGTCAAAGGTGGCGCCGCATTTCTTGCAGAATTTTGCGCCGTCCTTGTTTTCAGTCCCACAGTTTTGACATTTCATGTTATTAAGTTATGTCAATTGGGATATAAATAATTATAACTTGAACCCTGTTCCGATGAACTGGGCAACGTCACGGCCTGTGTCGTCTGAGATGTCCACATTGATGATGGATGATGTGCGTCCGCTTTTCCTGCAGGTTGCCCTTGCAATCAGCTTTTCGCCTTTCGGAGCGGCAAGATAATGGATGTCGACCTGCTGGGCAACGGTCAGCTGGTGAATCTGATTTGAGAGAACCGCAAAGGCAAAATCGGCCAATGTGAAAATCACACCACCCATAACGCCACCATATGCGTTTTTATGGTCATCTGTTATCTTCAAACTGCAAATTGCCTCATCTTCTGTAAGCTCATCCAGAACCACACCTGTAATCACTGCAAACTTGTCCTTGTAAAAGAATTCCCTAGCGCTTTCAACTGAATCAAAATTAGCCATCATAACACCTGGTTTACTATTGTCCTTTCTGGGTTAAAAAATTTTTTAGGTATGTAATCTACTTGCCTGCGCAGGCGTTTTCATTTCTTTAATTTTTTTTAAAATCGCCCGTTTCAACACTAAATATTATATGTTATGTACTAAATAAATTACATTAACGTTTAATTAAACAATTTTGGTGTTGAAAATGAAATTTGAAAAGATTTTTTTAATATGCGTTTTCATATTGATTTTATCTGTAAGTGCAGTTTCAGCAGCAGATGAAAATCAAACGCAAGATGCATCTCCTCTCGCTTCACAATCGGAAGCGGATGTATTGGGAGGAATTGATGACTACGAAATATATTACAGTGAAATCAATGTTTTAAGAAATGGCGACAATATTTCAGTTATTATGTTTCCATCTGATGCCACAGGCAGTGCAGACATAACAATCGATGGAAAGACAACCAAACATAAAATAACTGAAAATGGAGTCATTCACATTGACTATTCCGATTTTGCTTTGGGCTTAAAAAACATTACAATCAAATATAATGGAGACGAAAAATTTAACCCTAAAACCGTTCAGGGAACATTTGACATTCGCCCGGGAGTACTTCCTGCCAACTATAATGGCAATTTGGATTACAACAATGCATATTATACAGTATGTGTGCCTGAAAACACAAATGGCAATTTCACATATTCCATTGATGGGGGCGTTGAAAAAACAGTTCCGATCAAAAGCAGAACAACCAAAGTCACTCTTGATGAGCAAAAACTTGGAAATCATTACTTGAATTGGAAACTGAATGCTGGCGGTCAAGTCTATTCAGGTTATAGTTTATTCAATGCGATTCCGGCAATTAATTTCAATTACTATTCATATGCATGGATTAAAGATGACAACTATCTGATTGTCAATCTTCCAAGCAATGTTTCAGGCCAACTTTCAGTGTCTTTGGGCAATGGAAAAGTAATTTACAACAAATCAGGAGTAAACGGCGAAATCAGAATACCGATCAATGAGTATCTGATTGTTGAAGATACCGTGGCATTTTTAATAAGCTATACAGATGAGGCATATAATTATGATGGAATATGCTCTATAGAGGCCAGAGAGGACCCTAGCCTATGGAATATGAGTATTTCATTCCCAAACAAAGTTTTCTATGATACTGGAGAATACAAGCTGGATATCAATAATTGGGTGAATTTATTAGATCCAAGTTACTTCAGTCTCTATATCGACGGCAAAAAACAGGATTTTATTCGAGAAGGGGATTCATTCATATTCAGACCTTCCAAATTCAGCCTTTCAAGCCATACAATCGAACTCAGATATGCCGGTGATTTGTATCACAAGGCCACAAATGCTTCAGCTGAATTTGAAGCTGTTAACTTCCTGGTTGATTTTCCAGAAGAGAAGCTTGTAAAGTATCATACTGATTTCTTCTCTGTCTATTTCCCAGAAAATTCCAAAGGCTCTGTCAAGATGTATGTGGACAACAAATTTAAGTATGCATATAATGACATGTCTTTTGGAAGCGTTGCATTCACCGTCACTGATGTTTCATGGGGAATGCACACAATAAAAGTGGTGTGGACAAAGGACGGCAAAACAGTTGCACAAGCATCCAAAAGGCTTAACTACACCTATGAAATTTCACCGCTATACCATACAATGGCGGACCCGAATGATTTGATTGAAGGAGGAACCAATAACCTGTTATATCTTGTATATGACATGACTGGAACCTTGAGCATCACAATTGACGGTGAAACATACAAAAAGAAAATAACCAATGATATTATGGACTTTGACATATCAAAAGCGAAAGCTGGCAATTACACCGTCAGGGTAACATATTCCGGCGATAAAAACTACTATGCTCAAACCTTCACTCATGACATTGAAATATTGCCTAAATTATACAATGTCAACGCGCCAAATTCATTCTACTGCAACGAATACTATCAGATAAAGGTATCCGATTTGAACAATAATCCAGCTAAGGATTATGCACTATTATTTGATGTCAACGGAGCTCCTTATTATGCCCATACCGATTCCAATGGTATAGCTAAGGTAAAATTGCCTTTAAAACCAGGTTCATATTCCATTACAATCCGTGGTGACAACTTGAATGTGAACAAAAAAGTCACTGTAAAGCATGTTCTCACATTGAATGACGTCAAGGTTAAAAAATCCGCTAAAAGCCTTGTTTTAACCGCAACATTAAAAAAAGGAAATGAACCTATTAAAAATAAAAAAGTAACCTTCACATTCAACGGCAAGGTCGTCGGAAAAATCAATACAAATTCTAAGGGCATTGCAAAAGTAACAATCAAATCAGCTGTTCTCAAGAAGCTCAAATTGGGCAAGAAGGTAACTTACCAGGCAACATTTGGCAAGGACACTGTCAAAAAAACAGTTAAGGTTTTAAAATAGATGCTAATCCATCTATTTTTTCTTATTTTTTTAAGAGTCAACTCTATTAAGCTCTAAGAATTATTTTTATATCATATCCTCAATATCAATCAAACAATATTATCGTATTTGTTGATTATCCGCTAAACAAAATTAATAAATATTATATATAACCTTCAATTAAAATAATATATCAAGTGATAAAATGGACAAAAAAGAATTAATGATTGGAGGAATTGTTGTCATACTTGCTGTTGTGGTAGGCAGCATAATTTTCGCCCCAATAAATGAGGCGCAATCGACAAACATTGAAATCCTAAACAACGGGGACATCGGAGAAAACAGTACCCTGTACATCAAACTGAAGGATGACGGCCAGTCCTCCCTGAGCAACAAGACCATCCACGTGAAACTTACAGACGACAGCGGCAATGTCGTATTTGACGACACTGTCCAGACACGGGCCACAGGAGTGGCGGTCGTCAAGCTGAGCAATGTGAGCGGCGGCAATTACACCCTCGACATCACCTTTGACGGCGATGACAACTACACTGCATGCAGCTTCTCGCAGAAGATAACCATTCAGGGAGGAGAGGTTGAGGACGACATCGAAAACGATCCTCTGATTCAGGACACACTCAACGACGATTCATCAAGCGGTTCCTCAGCACAGACCCCTTCAAGGTCATCAGGCAGTTCAGGCGGCCGAAGCTCAGGCGGTTCAGGATCAGGCTCAGGTTCAGGTTCCGGAGGAAATGCACCGTTACCTGAATATGATGAAGAGGGAAATAGAATCAATTAGTCCTCTAAAAAAAATATTTAAACATTCCCGAAATAGCTACTATTTTGGGAAACCCATCTATTTTTTATATCTTTTCAAAGATTATACGGCATGCCTAATTTAAATAGGAATATCGATTAAAATAAACAAAACAATTTTAAAAAAAGAAAAAATATTAAGCGAATATCTGATTCGCTTAATTGACCGTTAAGGTCACTGATTTTGAAGCGGACTCATAAGCTGAATCGCCCTCATAGCTAACGACTGCAGTGAACTTGCCCCTCTTAGATAAGTTGGTTATCTTGAAGGTGACTTCCCCATCCTCGTTGGTGGTTCCGGCGAATGTCTTTCCGTTCACCTTAAGTGTCACTTTCTTAGGGCTCATGTATACATTGCCGTCTGCAGATGAGCCTGCAATTGTGGAGAGCTTAGCAGTGTATAGCTTTGTCTTTGTGCTTACCCTGTAGGAGGCTGAGGATGCCTCAAGGGTGATCGGCTTTTTGTCCAGATCAACGCAGACCACCGCAAATGTGCTCAGGTAGCTGTCGTCTCCGCCGAAGGAGAACGCCAAAGTGAATCTTCCTGCCCGGTTCATGTTCAACTCATAAGGTGCGAAACTGCCGTTCTCATCGGTAACCCTTGT from Methanobrevibacter sp. encodes:
- a CDS encoding aspartate kinase; translated protein: MDLIVAKFDGSSLANGEQIKKAAKSVVKEYNKGKKVVVVVSAVNKTTDDLIELSKESVGSCLTQRQQAEIMAMGERTSARVFEAALESLGAKARYIDPYDADWPIISDSEFLKANIDFDISCQMIHNIEKILDDDEIPVICGFLAKGHGGEITTLGRGGSDITAFLIGNCLGAREVIIISDVDGVMSSDPRQIEKAELLNEISVEEIRTLATKGARIINPHALKYKDPKMNAKIINFTHSDLTANGTNIIGPFEDTSKKSVTLYKDPLSIIAIVGENMLEQVGPLKEITECLAENDVNIYKISAGNNSITTFIDKHDAQKAYHILHDLVLESDIFNSLSLGRDIAMITLVSPDVIEKPSIISDVTEPLRKNRINIIEINSSQTSLVILVDFKDGERAAKLIREILEDSADE
- a CDS encoding succinylglutamate desuccinylase/aspartoacylase family protein, which gives rise to MQNPHIASNIPDSNISDTIVQAANSGVPVYRIGDGSGPVTVICAGVHGDQLVPTVAAMDLIDYLDGRKIRGTVYIIPFASPQAVSENTKLTNGVNLNTVADEEGTVSNLIVDFAISHNATAVGDFHETEVGKNPGITTIMCSQVPTYGSYMLARDMSELTLDTTFTYTLAGIAYDGAIEDECNLAGTPAVTPLVVVGDHGQVSQAAVRESYDQMLAMLIANGNLDYDDAYLKLANSDIDGF
- a CDS encoding PaaI family thioesterase, whose product is MANFDSVESAREFFYKDKFAVITGVVLDELTEDEAICSLKITDDHKNAYGGVMGGVIFTLADFAFAVLSNQIHQLTVAQQVDIHYLAAPKGEKLIARATCRKSGRTSSIINVDISDDTGRDVAQFIGTGFKL
- a CDS encoding Ig-like domain-containing protein, which translates into the protein MIGGIVVILAVVVGSIIFAPINEAQSTNIEILNNGDIGENSTLYIKLKDDGQSSLSNKTIHVKLTDDSGNVVFDDTVQTRATGVAVVKLSNVSGGNYTLDITFDGDDNYTACSFSQKITIQGGEVEDDIENDPLIQDTLNDDSSSGSSAQTPSRSSGSSGGRSSGGSGSGSGSGSGGNAPLPEYDEEGNRIN